The Tachysurus vachellii isolate PV-2020 chromosome 15, HZAU_Pvac_v1, whole genome shotgun sequence nucleotide sequence ATCCTTTGTTTCAGACACACATTCCCATCACTGGGAGGCTAAAAGCAGAGATGGTCAAGGAGACCCTGAAAAGAGGTTTCCCTCTGTGGAAATGACCATCAGAACTAAATGGGAGGGAGCGGCAATTGACTGGAATGGAACAATACCTTTCTTCTGAGGTTTAGCTAGCCATTGATATCAATTTAGGAGTCATTTTAACATGCATACAGTATTAAAAACAcagtaactttattttattataatgtccCCATATAATGTTCAAATAGTATATGAGCTCCCATGAACAATCAATTTACTTATGTACACAATTTAGAAACATTGCATTTCTGCCAGATTTGGTTGTTTGATAATGATTTAATTTGAATGTGATTATATTGTTGTAGAATCTACTGATGTTTTGTTAAAATACTCAGGGACAAAACTGCTTATCATGATCATTTGAAATCATTTCAAGCCAATCGAGCTAAAATTTATCTAGAAATAAATTCCAGAAATAGTTAAGAAAATTTTGAGATTAGGTCTTAAGCATAAATATCGATGTTATCAAGATATTATCTCCCCAAGACCAACACATTAATTATAATTGTACTGCAGTCTGTTTGCCCTTTAACAATTtacaaaagcatttttaaatgtgaaatttcACTTACATATAAAAAACTGCCACAACAcagagagaattttttttgtatttaataatgaCAAATAGCTCAGATTAAATCAGCAGGCTAAAAGCTTTGGCCAAGCAAATTTCTTATATGTGTATTTGTAATAGATAATTTATTTGTTCAACTTGTTCACTAACTGGGcaccatgcatacacacattcacatctatGACCTATTTTGCATAGGTAACCTGCATTTTTGTGCTCAGTCAAAGGAAACCAAAGGATAACCACTCAAACATTGGGAGAGCATGCACAGAAACTCCAAAAACCTGAGCTCTGGAAAGAACCAGGGATAAGGCAGCAACTCTACCTAATGCCACACTGTGTTGTCTCTCAGGACATCAGATTCTGATTATTAAACATCAAAATATGAATCATGATTAGTTTAAAAATAGACATGTTTAGATGTTCTGCTTGAGCCAACAATTCATAGCTAGCTTTATTGTACATAGTGTGCATAGGCCAAACAGAATTTAGTCATTCCACCACACCCTGTCACAGGCTCATTATGTTTGACAGCAGTTTGCAGAGTAGTACACATAAattttttatacacaaatggTCAGTAAATCTGTATAACTAAAGTTTATTGTAATCGTCAGTATTCAAAGGCTAAATTGACATCACAGGATATGCACATTTATTACGGTCTTATAGATCATTATAGAAAAGACTAGttttacaaaaaacacaagatatAATACACATATTCATAAATACAATATTAGCAATATGACTTATTGAGACCATTTTAATACTTAATGTCTGCTTGgaataattttgttattaaatatagGGGAATCCAATTTTAGATTTCAGCCCAGAGCAAATCTCGTTTTTCAGTTTTAAACATAGACCTTTAAGACATACCTTTTGTAACTCACACAAAGATCTTACAACAGGGTATACActcataaataacatttttgccATTATATTTTTTGATTACTGCCACAGGTTCCTTACATCAACACTGACAAAATCATTTGTCTTATTCATGTTGCatgaaaaactaaattaaatgaataccTCTCTTACAACTAGTCTTTAGGATGTGACAATCACAAGTGTGCCAGTTTGTTGCACTGTGTGGATGTCAATGCTTACTATGGCTGACTTTTTGGATACACACCAAATTGCATGGGATGTGTATAGTTATATAACATACAATGAAAACCATAAATATTGTGAACATGGATCTTTATAACAGATAGGATAATGTAATTAAAAGCTAAATCTAAATATAACGACACCTGCAATACATCAGATGtccacatgaataaaaaaatgtcttcaaaattttatttttaagaaatcaAGCCAATCCCTTAAGTTAGATGGTTTAAAATATAACTCAAAGCTCTTTAGGAGCTTCAAACACTAAACCACTTTGcagtaaaataacaaaatagtaAAATCGTCGTtctcaattgttttttttttagtctctcATTCATGATTGACCACCCAAAATCTCTTCTAGGTTTATGTCTTTCATCCAGTCATCACTGCCTGAACCGGACTTAAGAAGAGAATCGATGAATTCCGAGTCTGCATTGATCCCTGGTACTGTATTATCCCCATCCTGCAGAAAATCAAATGTGAGGCGGCCTGCACGGTTGTTCTGATAGGCACCAGGGCTTTGTGCTGTGCCACCATATGTGTTCATGCACCCCTGTTGTGTGGGGGAGGGTTGGTTTAGTCTAGTGATCCCAGGAAGTGGGGGTATGCATGGCAGGGTGGCTCTAGGAGCTGATCCTCTAATGCCAGGGTTTAAAGGGATCAGTCCAGAATGGGGCACTACCTGATTTGGTGGGCCATTATGTCTGGGTGGGAAGTGTGCATCAGTTTGTGCACTCTGGGGTGGTACTGTACCTGGAAGTCTCTTCACATCTAGTTGCTTTGTAACATTTTCCCAGCTCATAGCAGTCTCCCTGCTTCCAGTGGCGGTCATGCATCCCAGTCCTTGGCCAAGGGTTGGATCTTGGCTTGCATTGGTTCTTACATGCTGTTTGTTGGGAGGAATTCCCTGAAACTGTGACTTGTTTTGATGCATCCCAATTTGCATCTGGCTGTTAGGCAGTTGGCCTGCACAGCTTTGGACTTCCGAATGATCAGATCTATTGGGAAACATTCTGTCTCCAGAGTTGGGCGTCATTTTTATTCCTTGGCCATTGGGTATATGACATGAGATTGACTGGATCTCTCTCTGGTCAGAGCTGTTACTGGCCATTGTGGATGATGTCAGACCTGGGCACAGAACAGCACATGATGGAAGTGGAATGTAAATTGTCATACTGAATCTAGTTAGAATGTTtacaaacactgacatggaaatgaactgaaactgaagtttaataaagaaattaagaCATATCTGAGTTTTTACACAGATTGTTAAATAGTAAAtgatagagatgagccggatactcggctgaaacaaGTATCCGGTacagataaagcacttctgccgagtacgagtattatacgagtaatacgagtcaatatctgtactcggattgaatgaaaatcatcattgggtagctgattgtgtcagcgttctgtgataggctagtcacagcgcccctcccctacagtgataggctagtcacagcgcccctcccctacacacatacagatgtattgtgttgctgtgtctcgctctgctcactcacagtcacacacagaacagttctctgtctctccctcagtcactcgggttcgcgggtcttttccgttaacgtttagggtttcttcagctttttacttcgggttgtaacgttaatacgtacttactaaccggttaaatccccgcccatttcaagacaagccccgcctacttccgggttaggccccacccactccgattacggatacagatacagataattcatatggttaacagatacggatacagataatgctgtactcgctcatccctagtaaaTGAATTAGCACACTGATGTACTGATGTAGTGACTGTGATGGGGAAAAGACAATTTCCTTTGTTTATAGATTATCAAAAtggttttgtattttaaaaagtaacagaaaagaaaatgtgtacCTGGGTAAAGGTTGGAATGCTGAGCTTGTTTATAGTCAGGTGGAGGTCTTGTAAGATGCCTGTTAAACTGATCCTGTGGGTTGAATTTCTcctgaaatataaatgaaagcaaatgaaatgttaaattaaCAGAACCCAATAatcaacaataaatatataatttaaaatctaACATCCCACACAGTCATCTAAAGATGTTTATTCTGAAATTCCTATTATGAGCAACATATGTTCTTAAGAATTACTTTTTTCATCTGATATTGTGTTCTTCAAAGTACTACAAACTACAAGAAAACAAGCAGGTTTTACAGCCTTATATCGTGTAAAACTGTTAAAACTGAGTAAACAGTGTAAATTGCATCTTGCCCACTGTGTAGAGGATGACAGCAAAAGAGTATATCAGTTTTATCTGGTACTCACAGTTTCGCTGGAGTGCTGCTGAGGTTGGCTTAGCTGTCTCTGTCCTTTGCCATTATTTATCAGAGGAGCGCTAGTTGCAGACGGATGCTGCTGTTGGGTCACCAAACAACCGTTTGCTGAGAAACGTGGCCCTTGTGCCAATCCCTTGGAACAGATGAGAAATTCATGAACATTGTTTAGTCATAGCATGAATGATtactacatttattattaattaatcagatttaataaaaaagcaaCAGATCACATTAAtctgtattaataattaataaataaacactgaattgGTGATCTTACactaaattgtattaaaatatatagtaATAGTGCAAGTTCTTTATTCCCCTTAACCCTTACTGTTTATATTGTATGCTTTATCACTTCAGTTCACAAACGCTTTCTTGGGAGAAATTTTATAAGGCCTTGTGATTGTACGGTTAGTCCACTAGATGGCATGATTTATCAAATAATTTGATGCGctaacgagtgtgtgtgcgtgtgcgtgtgcgtgtgtgtgtgtgtggcgtcgTGTTACATAGGGTACATGGTGTCATCCAATTCCcacagctttttctttttctttttgttcttttttccctgCTAATgcccagaaaaagaaaaagaaaaaaggaccaACATACGGCTGACAAATAGACTTGTACAAACATGTAAGAATTTTGCTGGAATGTTCAGTATATTACTACACATGGCTGTTAAAAATCCCTTTTTTATTATGCAGAAATGCCTAAGCCAAACAATGTGTGTGCAAGACTGATACGTTCTCCTGGGATGCTTGTAATTCCTTTAGatacaataatatattataacGATATTTAAAGactggtaaaaaaacaaacaaacaaacaaacaaaaaaaaaacaccaccaccaccaccaccacagtaCGGTGTTGGACCACCACAAGCCACCAGAACAGCTTTAATGTATCTTGGTATATATCTTGCAAGTCTGTGTAACACTACTGTATCAATGAACACCAATCTTCCAAAATATATTCTCTTaactattattttattgataGTGGTAGAGAGCATGGAAGTAGAAATCTcttaaaagtgtttatttggGTTGGGTTATTTAGGTTAATTTGGTGACTATGAAGGtttgattattatgattattttcatcAGTGAACCCTCTCATGTCCTCTGTGGGGGGTAGAGGCAAAGTGAAAGAGACCATTTTCATCAGGTCAGAAATGCCTCTCACAGCATATTATAGCCAGCGGTTTTCCTTTAATTTCTCACCCATCTGCATAATTTTCAGTAAATATTGTTCCCTGGCAAAAAGGATTGGCACAGGATCATCTTGTAAAACATGGTCATGCCAATGTGATAAAAAGCTGGCCTGGTAGACCAAGCTAATGCCTAAAGGCTGTACGACAAATATGTAAATGTGGGTTTTTACTAAAGTGTAACAGTGCATGATTTGTTCCTGCTTAATAAATGTACATGAAAGTAATGTAATGTCATGTGATGCTTTTATAGGTCTGAAGAtcataaattcataaaaataataatttctttgtttagactACATAAgtagtcaaaaaaaaacaaaaacacctttatttgtttaaagtgCAGACAAACCATTTGAAATGGCCCCCTTTTGTTATTTGGAAGTCTGCAAAACAGCATCAGACCAGCAATCTGTTGCAAACCCTGTCTATGAAGTTTCATTATAAAAGCAAGGAGTCTCAAAAGtgttataaagaaaaagaagtaaaaagtcTGTTTCAGGTCTATGGAACTGTAGGCGTTATTGAGCTTGTTTATGGTGACTTTAACATAGCACACAACTCAATTATACTCGTTAAATTAAATAGAGCATAGTTATGAGTCAATAAATAATTGGAGACATAAACTACTCTGAGTATTTAAGAAAGCTTCCtgtgattacaaaaaaaaaaggccttaAAAAAGTCCTTACTGCGAGCGTTTTCAGAACAAACCCCGCTCAAGTGTGTTGTCCtattcactcaaacacacaatgtacacactgTCAGTCACTGTGCTGACATGAAACATTTCTCAGGGTAAAATGGATTCAACAGCAGCGTATCGAAAGAACATTGCTTTGAGAACTGACGGCTAAATGAGAAGCCATCTCCAAAACCCACACTGGAGGTCCTTTAACAAAAGCATTGAAAAGCACCTTGTGTGTTAGAGAAGGAATCCCCTGCTTCAACAAGCCATGGATAAGGGGATTTGAGGAAAAGTACACTTTGAACGAGGTCCTATTCAGGGGCAACACTATCTTCAGTGGCACAGACCGTGCCTCAGAGGAGCTAAGGAGGAACTTGCTAAGGTCCCAAGCTGAGATGGATCAGCCATGGGAAGTCCACTAATTAATTAGAGGGCAATTGAAGAGCATTGTTTCCCGTCAGTGAGTTTAGATGAACTTCTCATCCAATCTGATGATGGAGATTTTTTTCACTGAAACATGCACTTGGTATTTTGCAGGTCATTGTTTTTAATAGGACTACAAGAAATATCACGTTTTTGACATCTAATACGcatcatattttaaataacCTCATTGCTTTCCATTAGTGATGTAAGCTCAATGTCCCAGAACTAGTCATCTTTTTAGTATAAAAAAGTAAGCTGTGAAAGTTCATTCTCTGCTTCACATTACCTCCAATTAGAGGCATGGCGAGAAATCATGACCAGTCGGAACACGAGCCAAACTGCCTTCATGTTACATTCAAAGTGCCTTTCAGTGGTCTGTGTTGTATGGGTGGGAGGAACTGAGAGTTTCATTAGCGTGGACGTCTCTCTAATCCACTCTTTGTCATCCTGATGTGTCATAAAGCTGTTTTCCATCTCTCTGCTTCACTATTCGTTCTTCAGTACATCATTAAATGAATACCATATGTAGTTGCGGACTCCATAAAGGAGGGCTGTGATTTAGGCTCTCATTCTACCACGCATTACAAGCAGCTGACAGGGCTCCAGGCCTGAGCCTCACTGCTCTCTCACAACACTTCCTGCAGTCTGAAGGCAGGAACGCCATCCCCAGGGAGCAGCTCGGCATCTGGACTTGGCCCCGGATCGCTTTCCCAGAAAACAAGCGCTCGCCTTGCAGTGCAGCTCCAACAACCTGGCACCCCTCCTCTTTTTTTCACTGAGATGGGAATCCAGCAaaaatgaaggggaaaaaaatataacgTGATAAATCCAAGAACTGTGAAAACTGCACTGAGAAGAATATACAATTCCGTGATGGGCTGATCTTCTATGTAAATTTGCTTCATAAAACCTCATTTTTTATTGAAACCAAATGtcaatgttttgtgttttatgactCTGGAAACTGAACTCCCATAAATGTCTCAAAGATGTTACAGATCCAGGCCAAAATTCAGAGCAAAATTTGCTGAGAGAGGCTTTGTTTTTGTGAGTGAATTAAAAATGGAGAGAATGCATGATCAGCACTGTTTCACTGACATTCTTTGTGAAAACCGTGCAGTTTCTCCTCTTATAGGCAAGTGCCCATTTTGATGATTACAATCACTTAgtgttttctgtttcctttttaaACTACTGACGTAACTAGTAGTTTAATAAGCAAGTAGTAGATGTCATAATTCtacttaaatattatttagataatatttaaaataacttaGATTAATTTAAAAGGTTGACATTGTGAATAATATGCCAAATAATGTAACAGGAAATAACTGACAAGCTCCTATATTTCAGCCTATAATCCCTTAAAATCTGCCACAGAATCTCATGCATTACCAACTGTCTCACATCCAAACCAACCAGCACATAAACCACTAATTTGTGACTGATTGTGACCAATCACTTTAACAGTTACTTCATAAAATATGAGACAGTTGGcattacaatattaaataaaagcagtACTATCcatgtaacaaataaaaagtcacTATGTGGAAATTCCCAAGTAGAGAATGAAGCATTTTGACTCGCAACTGGACACAAAGATTTCCATTAGATTTCCATCATAGGCTTGAACATGCTTGAAAATATGGATCCCAATCTTTACACGATCAAGCTGACAAATGATCAGCAGactgtgagaaaaagaaaatgaaaaacagagtCCATATCTTGATCTTTTTACAGGAATTTTGCTGCTCTTGGTGGGAGGAAGTTCAGCTCTGCTCATGAGGGTTCCAGAGGGACTGTGGCACCATTTCGGGATCTTTATTTCCATGGCATTACTAATTCAGTTGACTGTGGGAAGACTCTGAGCACTCCCATTTTTCTCCCCTGTTCTAGCAGAAGCTTTGCCTTTGTTTCCCATTCAGCAGTGTTTAACCCCATCAGCAGCATTTTCTTCAGTGAAAGGAATTACAGTTTCATAAAGAGTGGAAATGTTTCTGACTTTCTTATCTTCcaggaacatttaaaaaaaatatcaacctTAATTAACCGTGCAATTTAAGGGTATAGctcatatatacatttatgaTGTTACACAACAAACTCTCAACATATGAGTAACCCAgtaaatgtatgttttacaGCTATATAGatgtgaaaatgaaagaaaatatataaatgtggaCATTAGTAAAAAAGAGTGTTTTTAAAAGTGTTAGTTATTGCACAGTTATTTCTGAATTGTCCATTTATAGTGTCTGCATttcatgtatttgttttacACCGATTTTCCCGTCACTAAATTGACATTAAATTGTAGAAGAAACATATGCAACGATTGCTCAGACCTCAGTTGGCTCCTACTGTATATGAATGCAACTCAATGGAATacacttaaaatatttaatcgTGAGGCCAAATGAAagacatttgcatatttatctTGTCCAGACTATCTACAAAATCTTTCTAATCACctaataaatattattgaaaTTAGACTGAACTGCAAATAGGAGTCTTTTAATAAGACATTAGTAACCAAAAATAATCGTAATCCTCCTCTGGAGCTAAACGGGTGCTTCAAAGGCATGGTAATCTGCTGAGCAAGGGTCCAGAAACATGAAGTCATTCACTATTGTCAAAATCAACAATGGGTTAGAGAAGCTTGGAAGGATTTGTGATGGTAGTGCAGATAGATTCCAAATATTGCCTTTGATACTTGACACCAATGCAAAACAACATAACATTTCACCGATGCAACGTCTCTAGTTTGTTTTTGCAAAATAGATGAAGCCACTcgtaaaaaattaataaaggattaaattaaaataaagaaaaaagaacataatgCTTATCAGTACTACTTCACTATACAACAATTCTTCTTAGCTTGTTAGGTTTATTTACCACCCTGACTTCAGTTTTGCAAGCATTCCTGACATTCGTAACGGGTAATTAATGTTAGAAAATGTTAAATGCATGCAAATGTTAATGACTAGCAGCTACAATCAGCTTGTAACCAGCTTTTCCAGTATTCATTCACTGGTATGAAGTAATATGTGCAGGGTAATGTTATATACTATGTTTGGCCACGCCCCTCTCTTTTCCTTCCTAACCACTGTTGCAACAGACACCCCTACAATGTAATGGGAAATcctattattactgttatataATATGCAACAGTCAAGAGGTGCAATAACGCACATTAAATATCTTGCAAGACTTGGGTCATTGAGCACTAGAGGAAATCTATGCAGACAGAATCAAGGATTTCATCAACTaagatttaatttcatttgcaTAATTTGTGATGCATGGATAAATTTTGAAATCTTATCATATCTTGACCTAGGATTAATTCTGATTGTCCACCCTGATAGATCGGTTGAGAAGTATAAAAGAAGTATAAACCTTTTCCTGATATGCCTATGACTAAAGTATCTCAAATTTAAATCTGTTCAAAGTAATGTAGCAGCAGGACAAAAATTTAGGCACATTTTATGAGAACTTAATTCCTGATTAATGCAAACAAGGTCTACAGTCTGCGAGAATAGTATGAAGTATAGTATGAAACTGTATGAAGGAGATTGACTTCTGACTGTTTCGCATAGAGTGAGGCAGGGGATGCTGTTTGTACATAACTGAAAAGGGGTTGTTCTAAATCGCCCCAATCATAACAAATCAGTGGTTCAACCATGCTAAGCAGATTACTGTCATTTTCCACAACTTGTCCCTCATAGCTAACAAACTCCAATTAGCAAATCCCGCTGTGCACATCTATGCCTTGGTGCTGAGCAACTGTGACAGGCGGAGAAATTAGAAGTCTTGCATGTTAATCCATCACAGTCGAGCGAGCCAAGACCCTCGTCAAATCGCTTTGAGGGGATATACATATTCAAGATGCCCTGCAACTGCTCAGACACAAGAAACTACAATTTACTGCGACAGGAACAACAAACTAACAGCAAACTGAAGTCACTCACAGCTGCATAAAGTAAAGAGAAAAGTGCAGGCTAAGCTTCATGGTCAATGCAAATCcagaaaaataaagagacaaAATGCTACATATGAACTAACTAGAGCAGATGGACCAGTAGCACTTGTCATGAGAAATCATGAGAAGCACTAATATGGATTTTGGGATTAAATATGTTATACCCAGGACAATATGCTGGCATtacttcaaataaaatgaatactgTTATACAATCacagttaatgttaatgtccCTTCCCATAAGACCATACAAAAATAGTCAGTCAGGCCTGAAACAGCTTTAAAACGAGTCTGATTCTCCTGAtagtgtattaaaataatatgcGTGTCAACTCCCAGATCAGTGTAATAAtcattacacaaataaaattagattttgtttctgctgtttcAAATTTAGCGTTAGTGTTTTAAACATCAGCAGAATTCAGCTGCTGAGCTGATTGTCCTACTTAGGATTTCTGAAAAGGTTTGACAGTCATGCTTTAAGTAAAGTGTCCTACCTGTCTTTGTTGGTTCAGTTTATAATTGATTCCAGGACCATGTTGGTTAAGAGGAGCCCTCAGGGGCTTTGGTTGAAGACATGATTGCATAGACAACTGGAATTGTGTGTTTTGACCTCCTGTAGACTGCTGCTGTGGAGTCTGTTTGCTCTGTGACCCAGACATATGGGGGATTTGTTGGCTTGTCGTTGAAGTTGATGCTTTAGGGGTGAAATGCAGCATTGGTTTATTGCTAAGAGCTTTTATTTCAGTGGGATTTGATGGGTTGTAACCACTGGGCTTAAAAAGGCAGTTAGGCAGGCCTTTGCTTTGACCAGTGCCCTGAGAGCTAACTCTCGGTTGGCTTAGCAGACCAGTGCTGGACATTGGTTCCTGACAAAAGGAACTGGGGTGGCCACTCATGGTGGAGGGCCAGTTCCTCACTCCTCCAGCTTGGTTTTGTTGGTGCTGGAGGAGAGAGTTGGGCTGCTGTTTGGGCTGCTGGTTTGCTGCCATTTGCTTTAGCTGCTCAGCATGTGACATCTCAGGCCAGGCAGGTAGTCCTCTTGAAGATGAACCTGAGGTCTGTGGTACATGATTGTGGGTCATTTGCCCAGGCCCAATGGGGGAAGTTGATAAAGTAGTGTTGGCCATTGAGAAGGAAGGTCCAGCAGATGCAGGCCTGAGCTGCGGAGAGCTTCCAGGTGCTTGGCAATAATCAGGTGAGTACTCTGTTTTGATTGGTTTATCTAAATGAGGGCAGGGATTGACTGCACCGGCTGAGCTGGGTCGACCGAGATCTAAACCAAAGTCATCATCTTGTTTCAGCATTTTCTCCAGCTCCAGGTCATTGAGAGGCGGTAC carries:
- the zmp:0000001236 gene encoding mastermind-like protein 2 encodes the protein MGEAAPAQATAPGFPTVLGSVGSGSMASVSPVSVHSAIVERLRARIELCRRHHSACESRYARGQAEISDREREATLQLLSIVQQGATNRRGKERSTRGGAAHGPDGARANGEQKNRETGDGEPRLATRIALQGSLRRKIEGQPSGYTANQNGHFSVGPGPDFKRLRMETGSLRARACSMDAGQPQSLAGSIALGQVPRRKDPFMMSQGIGNDIFNMTLRDMKKEPIDIQTCSQSSADPAMMVFDFKDEGGGQIDPELQDLFDELTKSVPPLNDLELEKMLKQDDDFGLDLGRPSSAGAVNPCPHLDKPIKTEYSPDYCQAPGSSPQLRPASAGPSFSMANTTLSTSPIGPGQMTHNHVPQTSGSSSRGLPAWPEMSHAEQLKQMAANQQPKQQPNSLLQHQQNQAGGVRNWPSTMSGHPSSFCQEPMSSTGLLSQPRVSSQGTGQSKGLPNCLFKPSGYNPSNPTEIKALSNKPMLHFTPKASTSTTSQQIPHMSGSQSKQTPQQQSTGGQNTQFQLSMQSCLQPKPLRAPLNQHGPGINYKLNQQRQGLAQGPRFSANGCLVTQQQHPSATSAPLINNGKGQRQLSQPQQHSSETEKFNPQDQFNRHLTRPPPDYKQAQHSNLYPGLTSSTMASNSSDQREIQSISCHIPNGQGIKMTPNSGDRMFPNRSDHSEVQSCAGQLPNSQMQIGMHQNKSQFQGIPPNKQHVRTNASQDPTLGQGLGCMTATGSRETAMSWENVTKQLDVKRLPGTVPPQSAQTDAHFPPRHNGPPNQVVPHSGLIPLNPGIRGSAPRATLPCIPPLPGITRLNQPSPTQQGCMNTYGGTAQSPGAYQNNRAGRLTFDFLQDGDNTVPGINADSEFIDSLLKSGSGSDDWMKDINLEEILGGQS